The proteins below are encoded in one region of Thermococcus peptonophilus:
- a CDS encoding DUF447 domain-containing protein produces MMKLMREGQVYELLLVSKSNVTPVGVVRKGETLHFKLFPGKSFRDLLEHNRVALQMAWDAELLVKTALNLDVELSFESDGQYRWISNLPGWLGKVQCRRELWKDELGTTEVLKCEFFPEKELAGNVQQVPFTRADCILVEMAVLFTRYLVKPTSELKNKILDLYALYKHLGGNSDAVEYIVRHLD; encoded by the coding sequence ATGATGAAGCTGATGAGGGAAGGCCAGGTTTACGAGCTCCTTCTTGTCTCAAAATCCAACGTCACCCCAGTCGGTGTCGTGAGGAAAGGAGAGACGCTTCATTTTAAGCTCTTTCCAGGGAAGAGCTTTAGAGATCTGTTGGAACACAACAGGGTCGCCCTTCAGATGGCCTGGGACGCTGAGCTCCTCGTGAAGACCGCTCTTAACCTCGATGTGGAGCTTTCCTTTGAGTCCGATGGGCAGTATCGGTGGATATCTAACCTTCCTGGCTGGCTGGGAAAAGTTCAGTGCAGAAGAGAGTTATGGAAGGACGAGCTCGGGACTACCGAAGTCCTTAAGTGTGAATTCTTTCCTGAGAAGGAGCTGGCAGGAAATGTCCAGCAGGTTCCCTTCACTAGGGCTGACTGCATTCTTGTAGAAATGGCTGTTCTTTTCACAAGATACCTTGTTAAACCCACATCGGAGCTTAAGAACAAAATCCTTGACCTTTACGCCCTCTACAAGCATCTCGGTGGAAACTCTGACGCGGTAGAGTACATCGTTAGGCATCTTGATTGA